Sequence from the Spartinivicinus marinus genome:
CAGGCAGTTCTTCATATTCTTCCCAAATATGAATTGTCTTGCAGGTTGTGTCTATAAATAACTGTGAGACAGGAAAATCATCGTCCCCCTCTCGAATGATACTTCTAGGAAGTATCTCTGATAGCTGATCCAACAAGCCTGGCCCTATTGATAAAACACCTTGAGCAGAGTCTTTTGAGGTTGTGATCAAGTCTTTCTCTGAGCGAATTAAAACTAAACACTCATGCCACTCACCATCAAAAGTATCAGCTTCAGGTTGTGTCAGGTCATCACTGTCTTCATCTGTATTACTATTTGAGGTGACGCTTTCTGGAGAAATTGAGGATAGCTGAATAACATCTATAATTCCTTTTTTTGCCCATTTAATACGCCACTCAGCCCAGGAGATAGACATCATTGATAAAAAGACATTGCGCAATGATTTATCATAATAAAGATCCTCACCACCAAATAGTATCAGCTCTCGGCTATCAGGCTTAATGCAAATTGCTCCTTCACACCATACATCATCAAGCAACTTTTCTTCCCCTGACTCTAACGTTGCTAAATAGCTAAGACTGGCATCAAAACCCCAGAAGAAGTCCTCTGGCAACGATTTTGCTCCCCAATGATGATAAAATATGGATGTTTTATTTTCTTCAACAAGAAAATAGTTAGCTCTATGGCCCATGCAGACTACTCAAAGCATTAATAAGTTGAGGGTTCTTTTATCGAGTTGTGGTAAGGGAATTTTTTCAAACCTTACCTACACCATAGGCTTATTAAATCAATTATTCGACTACCCGTCAGCTTTAATACTAAACTGGTCACCATTAGGTGTGGGATGACCAGTCCTTTCTATTGGCTGGGCCTGTAATGACTCATGCAACCTTGGCTGTAGAAGTGATTCAAAATACTGTGGGTCTTGTATTGTTGGGTTTAACCAATCATGTGCTATTTCAGGCTGGTCGAGAGGTAACATTAACGGCAGTGAGTTTTTATGAATACTCTTAAGTTTTGGGTGTCCTGGCAAAGTGATGATTGAAGCTGAATAGCAGTGTTCACCTGTCTTAGAGTGTGTCCATTCACGGTATAGCCCCCCGAACGCAATCATACCGCTAGCAGATTTGAGTAAATGATAATAGCGTTTGTCCTGTGGTCCATCACCTTCAACAAAGTGAGTAGCTGGGATTATA
This genomic interval carries:
- a CDS encoding SOS response-associated peptidase family protein — its product is MCGQFGLADSFNWGKFTKRLNLQDINNPASINLRYKEAFVPTNTVSIITHQDGYKVNEAIWWLLLEEAETHFKANAKYATFNSKSSRLITSPVTKKAFKQSRCIIPATHFVEGDGPQDKRYYHLLKSASGMIAFGGLYREWTHSKTGEHCYSASIITLPGHPKLKSIHKNSLPLMLPLDQPEIAHDWLNPTIQDPQYFESLLQPRLHESLQAQPIERTGHPTPNGDQFSIKADG